Part of the Cardinium endosymbiont of Culicoides punctatus genome, GCAGCTGAGTATGGCCTTCTTGAGGTAGCCAAAATATTAAAAAACTATCATGCTCTTCTAGAAAATACAGATCATGCAGGAAATACCCCTTGCCATTATGCATTTTATGCATATTATGAGAATAAGAATGATAAGAATAAGGAGATAATAGATCTGCTATTAGATAATAATAATTCAAATGTAAAAAACAAGGCTGGAATTACCCTTCTGCATTTAGCAGCTGCATTTGGCCTTTTAGAAATAACAAAAAGGCTAATAGAATATAGAGTTGATAGACATGCAATAGATAATGACCATAATACAGCGCTTGATTATGCAATTGATTCAGGTAATCAAGATATAATTAATTTACTATCAGAAAAAGAAGCTGATTTAAATATAAAAAATCAAGATGTATACACCTCTGAAAATTTATTGAAGCAACAAAAAGAAAATAAAAAGGCAAAAAAAATAGTCAAAAAAATAACAGAAATGTTCAAAAAAATAATAAGCAACCCCAAGCAGAAAATTGCTACGACTCAAACAACAGAATTATAGCAACAAAACACAAAGAAGTAATAAACCAAGCAAAGCCTTAACAGAAAGGAGGTCAACGTAGAAGATCTTACAGTTTTCCATAAGCGCCTGGAGATATCCCCAGGCGACTGGATTAAAATACTTTTTAAACTTTAATCTCAACTTCCACACCACTGGGCAGTTCTAATTTCATCAATGCATCTACCGCCTTTGAACTATTAGAATAAATATCTATCAGCCTTTTATAGGTACAAAGTTGAAACTGTTCCCGTGACTTCTTGTTCACATGAGGAGAACGGAGCACGGTATATACCTCTTTTCTGCATGGAAGAGGTATAGGACCATTTACTACTGTCCTAGTAGCTTTTACAGCCTTAACAATACTTTCGGCCGATTTGTCTAAAAGCGTAGCATCAAACGATTTAAGTTTGATTCGGATTTTTTGATTCATATTATATTAGTGCAATAATTACAAATAAATTATACGGTTATACCTTTTGCTTTGTTGATAATACCTTCTGATAAGTTTCTAGGAACCGGTTCATAATGAGAAAAAGTCAACGAAGCGGAAGCCCTCCCTGAGGTAATGGTTCGTAAATCTGTAACATATCCAAATAGCTCTGCCAATGGTATGTCTGCCTTAATAATTTGTGCACCAGCTTTGCTATTCATACCCTTCATAATACCTCTTCTTCTATTAAGATCTCCCGTTACAGGTCCTGTAAACTCATCTGGCGTAACTACCTCTACAGCCATAATCGGTTCCAAAAGCACGGGAGAAGCTTTTTGAGCTGCTGCCCTAAATCCAGCTCTGGCGGCAAGTTCAAAAGATAAAGAATCGGAGTCAACGTCATGGTAAGAACCATGAACAACTTTTACACGCATAGATTCTACAGGATAGCTCGCCAAAGGACCATTATGCATAGCTGCAGCAAATCCTTTTTGAATAGCTGGAATAAATTCTTTCGGAATAACACCACCTACTATCTTATTAACAAATTCCAATCCTGGCTTATCAGGTTCTCCTTCTACCTTTTCTTTAGGCCCTATTTCAAAAACGATATCTGCAAACTTACCTCTACCACCGGTCTGTTTTTTATAAACCTCTTTGTGTTCTACCGTAGATGTAAGTGCCTCTTTATAGGCTACTTGCGGTGCACCTTGATTGATTTCAAGTTTGAATTCACGTTTGAGTCGATCAATAATAATCTCTAAATGGAGCTCTCCCATCCCTTTAAGGATCGTTTGACCTGTTTCAGGATTGGTTTCCATACGCAAAGTTGGGTCTTCCTCTATCAACTTTGAAATAGATGTCGTTAGCTTATCTTGATCTGCTTGTTTTTTAGGTTCAATCGAATAACCAATAACAGGTTCTGGAAATGTAATAGCTTCCAAAATGGCTTTATGTTTTTCACTGGTTAATGTATCACCTGTTCTAATTTCTTTAAAACCTACCACAGCACAAATGTCTCCTGCCTTTACAGAATCAATAGGATTTTGTTTATTGGCATGCATTTGCATCAACCTGGAAATACGTTCTTTTTTCTCTGTTCTATTGTTATAGACATAGGAACCGGCGTCTAATGCACCAGCATATACACGTAAAAAGGCAATTCTACCTACAAATGGATCTGTAGCAATTTTAAAAGCAAGTGCTGTAAAAGGATCAGTTTCTTCTGATCGTAGCAATGAAGTTTCCTCCGTATCTGGATGCACACATTCCACTGGGGGTAAATCCAACGGAGACGGAAGGTACGTACATACGGCATCTAACAATGCTTGAACACCCTTATTTTTAAAAGCTGAGCCACAAAGTACGGGAGAAAAAGAAAGATCAATAACAGCCTTACGAACAGCTACCCTAATTTCATCGGCAGTAATCGAATTTGGATCATCAAAGAACTTTTCCATTAAGCCCTCATCATAAGAGGCTACACTTTCAATAAGTTTTTGTCTCCATTCTTCTACCGTTTCCACTAGATCATCTGGAATAGATACCACTTGATAGGTCATACCCAAGTCATCTTCATTCCAAACTATTGCCTCATTCGTAATAAGATCCACGACTCCCTTAAATGAGGTTTCACTTCCAATAGGGATTTGTAAGGGAACAGGATTGGCTCCTAACTTTTCTTTAATTTCGTGCAGTGCATTAAAGAAGTTGGCTCCCGCTCTATCCATTTTATTTACAAAACAAATGCGAGGTACTCGGTATTTATCCGCTTGACGCCACACGGTTTCAGATTGTGGTTCTACGCCTGAAACGGCACAAAACAAAGCAACAGCCCCATCTAAAACACGCAAAGAGCGCTCTACTTCAACGGTAAAATCTACGTGACCAGGTGTATCAATAATGTTGACTTTATAAGTTTTTGTATGGTTATCTGCCTTGCCTTGTATGGTAGGATATTTCCAAAATGTGGTAGTCGCAGCAGAAGTAATCGTAATGCCCCTTTCTTGCTCTTGCTCCATCCAGTCCATAACAGCCCCCCCTTCATGCACCTCACCTATTTTATGTGTTAGACCTGTGTAGTACAAGATGCGTTCGGTTGTTGTCGTCTTACCGGCATCAATATGGGCCATAATGCCTATGTTCCGTAAAAGCCCTAGTTCACTTCTTGCCATTTTATTTCAGATTAAAATGTGAAAAGGCCTTATTGGAACTAGCCATTTTATGGGTATCAACTTTACGTTTAAAGGCAGATCCCTCCTCATTGGAAGCTGCAATAATCTCATTGGTAAGTCGCTCTTTCATGGTCTTTTCGCCACGATCCCTTGCAGAAGAAATCAACCACTTCATACCCAGAAAAACCCTTCTATCTGGCCTTATTTCAACGGGTACTTGCAGTGTAGCACCTCCAACACGTCGACGCTTGACGCCTAAAGCAGGCATTACATTGTTCAATGCCTTACGCCAAATTTCTAAACCATCTTCTTTTGTTTTATCGGATACTAACTCAATGGTATCATAAAAAATGCTAAACGCAAGACTTTTTTTTCCATCTCGCATTAATCCATTTACAAATCTAGTTACAAGTGGATCTCCATATTTATAGTCTGGCGATAATTCTCTTTTCGTGGCTCTTTTTCTTCTCATTTTATTTTTTAAACTGAAACTAAACTTTTTGCAGCAACTTTAAGCTACATTTTATTTAAATAACGTTAATATGAAACATAACTTTTAAGTCCTCTACAATTAGGATAGATATTATCTAGGTGGAGACCAAAGTAGCTTACTTCTTTTTAGGTCTTTTTGCTCCATATACAGACCTGCCTTGGCGTCTTCCACCAACACCTGCAGTATCTAGTACACCACGTATAACGCGGTAACGAATACCAGATAAATCTTTAACACCTCCTCCTCTAACAAGAACGATAGAGTGTTCTTGTAGATTATGACCTTCTCCAGGAATATAAACGTTTACCTCTTTACCCGTTGTAAGACGCACCCTTGCCACTTTCTTCATAGAAGAGTTTGGTTTTCTTGGTTTCATAGTGTATACCTTTGTACACACGCCCCTACGTTGTGGGCATGAGGAAAGGGCTGGAGATTTTGATACAGAAGAACTTTTTTTTCTTCCTTTTTTTACCAACTGTTGAATCGTTAACATGTACTAGTTATAATTTTTATTTTGAATATAGGGCTTGTAAAGTTACAAAACTTGTATATTTTTAGCAAAGTTCCTTCGTGGATTCGTAAAAAACGGAAATCTACAAGTCGAAAAATACGCATTAATATTGATTATTTCAACTATAACATATTATTTCATTTAAAAAAATAGATCCTCCCACAAAAAAATGGCAGTCAAAGGGCCTATTCTTCCACAACAGCTATGGTAGCAATGCTTATTTTAGCAACTCCCTGTGTTAAAAATTCTTTTGTACAAGATGCCAATGTAGCTCCTGTTGTGAGAATATCATCCACCAATAATAGATGTTTATCCGCTATTAGATCTGGCTGGGTTACGGCAAAGGCATTCTGAAGATTTATGATGCGCGCTTCTTTGGTCTTTTTTGTCTGGGAAGGGGTATTACGAACCCGCTCTACACATGATACATATAAAGGAAGGTTTAATGACTCAGCAAGTCCTTTTGCAAAAAGGACACTTTGATTATACCCCCTTGTCATTAACCTCTTTGGATGTAAAGGGATGGGCACTATACCGTCTATAGCACTAGCAATAGATGTGTGGCATAGCATATTGCCATATTGTTGCCCAAATATTTCACCAATTTTAGGTTGATTTTTATATTTCATTGCAAAAAGTGCTCGTTCTAGAAGACTGTTTTTTCGTAGTTTATAAAGGGAAAGACCATATGCTATGGTGGTTTTATCTATAAGCCTACGGACAGTCTCATTTTCTACAGCGTTATGGGGATCTGTTTCTGGAAATGAACTAAAACAGGTGGTACAAATCTGTATTTCTCCTTGAACAAGTTTCGTATCACAACATACACATATAGGAGGAAAAAGGAAATCTAATAATCCAGTCATTAATGACTTCATTGTTTGTAACATACAGGTCCAGTTTAATCAATTGCTACTTGTGTCTATCACCATTCAAATTTACTAAAATTATCCATGGCGTATTATTTTAATGATGTCCTGAAAACATATGAATAGATTTCTGGACTATATGATAAAATATTTTACATTTCCGTTATTTTGTATTAGCTTTGCAGTAAGTCTTTCTTTTTGGAAATGGTTTAGGATGGGTGGGTGAGTGGCTGAAACCAGCAGTTTGCTAAACTGCCGTATGGATTACTCTGTACCGGGGGTTCGAATCCCCCCCTATCCGCTCGGATTCTGAATGTATGCGGGGCGTAGCGTAGCTCGGTTATCGCGTCTGCTTTGGGAGCAGAAGGTCGCAGGTTCGAATCCTGCCGCCCCGACAGCTATAATGCGCTAAAGTGGGAATATATGTCAATGAAATATGTGTCCTGCAATGGCGTAGATGAATGATCTAAAAATAGAATCTTTTTAGAAAAATATCCTCCTTCCATTAAAATGT contains:
- the rpsL gene encoding 30S ribosomal protein S12; protein product: MLTIQQLVKKGRKKSSSVSKSPALSSCPQRRGVCTKVYTMKPRKPNSSMKKVARVRLTTGKEVNVYIPGEGHNLQEHSIVLVRGGGVKDLSGIRYRVIRGVLDTAGVGGRRQGRSVYGAKRPKKK
- a CDS encoding ComF family protein, with the translated sequence MLQTMKSLMTGLLDFLFPPICVCCDTKLVQGEIQICTTCFSSFPETDPHNAVENETVRRLIDKTTIAYGLSLYKLRKNSLLERALFAMKYKNQPKIGEIFGQQYGNMLCHTSIASAIDGIVPIPLHPKRLMTRGYNQSVLFAKGLAESLNLPLYVSCVERVRNTPSQTKKTKEARIINLQNAFAVTQPDLIADKHLLLVDDILTTGATLASCTKEFLTQGVAKISIATIAVVEE
- the rpsJ gene encoding 30S ribosomal protein S10; the encoded protein is MNQKIRIKLKSFDATLLDKSAESIVKAVKATRTVVNGPIPLPCRKEVYTVLRSPHVNKKSREQFQLCTYKRLIDIYSNSSKAVDALMKLELPSGVEVEIKV
- the fusA gene encoding elongation factor G: MARSELGLLRNIGIMAHIDAGKTTTTERILYYTGLTHKIGEVHEGGAVMDWMEQEQERGITITSAATTTFWKYPTIQGKADNHTKTYKVNIIDTPGHVDFTVEVERSLRVLDGAVALFCAVSGVEPQSETVWRQADKYRVPRICFVNKMDRAGANFFNALHEIKEKLGANPVPLQIPIGSETSFKGVVDLITNEAIVWNEDDLGMTYQVVSIPDDLVETVEEWRQKLIESVASYDEGLMEKFFDDPNSITADEIRVAVRKAVIDLSFSPVLCGSAFKNKGVQALLDAVCTYLPSPLDLPPVECVHPDTEETSLLRSEETDPFTALAFKIATDPFVGRIAFLRVYAGALDAGSYVYNNRTEKKERISRLMQMHANKQNPIDSVKAGDICAVVGFKEIRTGDTLTSEKHKAILEAITFPEPVIGYSIEPKKQADQDKLTTSISKLIEEDPTLRMETNPETGQTILKGMGELHLEIIIDRLKREFKLEINQGAPQVAYKEALTSTVEHKEVYKKQTGGRGKFADIVFEIGPKEKVEGEPDKPGLEFVNKIVGGVIPKEFIPAIQKGFAAAMHNGPLASYPVESMRVKVVHGSYHDVDSDSLSFELAARAGFRAAAQKASPVLLEPIMAVEVVTPDEFTGPVTGDLNRRRGIMKGMNSKAGAQIIKADIPLAELFGYVTDLRTITSGRASASLTFSHYEPVPRNLSEGIINKAKGITV
- the rpsG gene encoding 30S ribosomal protein S7, translated to MRRKRATKRELSPDYKYGDPLVTRFVNGLMRDGKKSLAFSIFYDTIELVSDKTKEDGLEIWRKALNNVMPALGVKRRRVGGATLQVPVEIRPDRRVFLGMKWLISSARDRGEKTMKERLTNEIIAASNEEGSAFKRKVDTHKMASSNKAFSHFNLK